In Dolichospermum flos-aquae CCAP 1403/13F, the following proteins share a genomic window:
- a CDS encoding GNAT family N-acetyltransferase: MKYSQIQFSHSHADIDLYQLQELFNLSAFWAKGRSIKDWGIAIANSEPVISVWEKELLIGFARATSDGIYRATIWDVVIHPEYQGNGLGSKLVETVLSHPRMQKVERVYLMTTHQQEFYEKIGFQANNTTTMVLYNQSNFDFVPGEIQLQESLEA; encoded by the coding sequence ATGAAATATTCTCAGATTCAATTTAGCCACAGTCATGCGGATATTGATCTTTACCAACTCCAAGAACTGTTTAATCTGTCCGCTTTTTGGGCAAAAGGACGAAGTATTAAGGATTGGGGTATAGCTATTGCTAATAGTGAACCTGTGATTTCTGTCTGGGAGAAGGAATTATTAATTGGCTTTGCAAGAGCGACTTCTGATGGTATCTATCGCGCTACAATTTGGGATGTTGTGATTCATCCAGAATATCAAGGTAATGGACTAGGTAGCAAGTTGGTAGAAACTGTTTTAAGTCATCCGCGAATGCAAAAAGTAGAGCGTGTGTATTTGATGACAACTCACCAACAGGAATTTTATGAGAAGATTGGTTTTCAAGCAAATAACACAACAACAATGGTGCTATACAATCAATCTAATTTTGATTTTGTTCCTGGAGAGATTCAACTTCAGGAGTCGTTAGAGGCATAG